GCAGTAGCAGCTTATGTCGAAATTGCCAAACGTCATCAATTAAGTCCAGCGCATCTAGCTTTGGCATTCGTGCGGAGTCGCTGGTTTGTGCCTAGCACAATTATTGGTGCTACGACACTAGAACAACTCAAAGAGAATTTGGCAAGCATAGATGTAGTTCTCAATAAAGACATTTTGGAAGAGTTGGATATAGTTCATGCTCAGTCTCCAAACCCAGCACCATAAGAGTTTAATAGGTAGAATATGACTTTTACAGTAACATCAGTTGACCAGAATACTATTCGTCGTCGGGGTACTGGTTTAAAGGCTTACAATCCCGAAAAAGCATTCAAAGGATACACACTTTTCACACCTTTAACAGGTCAAGGTGAAGTCTACCTTTTGAACCTGGAAGGAGAAGTTGTACACCAGTGGAATCTGCCATATCCACCAGGGTTATATGGTTATCTCTTGCCTAATGGCAACCTTTTTTATAACGGTAAGACTCCACCCGAAGAACCACTACGTTTTGCGTTGTGGGCTGCATTCAAAAGTGGCGTTGTTTTAGAGGCAGATCCCCAAGGAAATATTATCTGGGAGTATAAGCATCCAGATCATCATCACGATGGACGTAGGTTAGCTAATGGGAACACAATTTTACTCGCCATTGAAAAGATACCTCAGTCCTTAGTCTCCCGTATCAAAGGTGGCGTAGCAGGTACAGAACCAGATGGGAATATTTATGCTGATGTGCTTTATGAAGTGACTCCAGCAGGTGAAATTGTTTGGACTTGGCACGCCCACGAACATCTCGATCCAGATATATTTACAATTACACCCCAGGATCATCGACACGAATGGACTCATGGGAATACCGTCGGGGAACTCGCCGATGGCAACATTATAGTGAGCTTTCGTAATATTTCTACAGTTGTGATTATTGATCGCAAAACCGGAGAAATTATTTGGACGTTAGGCGATGATATCCTAGCACAGCAGCACTTTCCCAACGAACTAGCTAACGGTAATATCCTGATTTTCGACAATGGCGCACATCGTCGTCACATCGCTCTCAATTTCTCCCGTGTGATTGAGGTAAATCGTCAAACAAAAAAGATAGTTTGGGAATACACCGACAACCCGCCCCAAAATTTCTTTAGTGCATACATATCAGGAGCGCAACGTTTAGCCAATGGCAATACCTTGATTACAGAAGGTGCTTATGGTCGGATATTTGAGGTGACAGTTGCAGGAGATATTGTTTGGGAATATATTAATCCCCACTTTGCATCTCGGAATATTCCAGGTGAGAAATCGCCGGTAACTCGTGGGGAGCAAAATACAGTTTTCCGCGCCTTCCGTTATGCACCTGAAGAGATACCTTGGCTTTAGTATTTTGTCAAGCTAACAAAAGCCTGGTACGTAGTAAGCACAAAGCGTGCTTAGAAAATTAAGAACTAAAGTCCTTACTACGAACTTCTGATATTCAAAGTTTGGTTAGTGTTTGAAGTTTTTCGCTACATCTAAGCCTTACTGGGCTTCAGAACATTAACAATTGAAGATTTGGGATTTTGGATGAAAATTCAATTCCCAATGCCGATTAACAAGTCCTATTTATCAAGGAACTTAAACATGGCCCAAATCAAAGTATACAGTGCAGTTGTTTGTCCTTATGCTCACCGTACCCGTTTGGTACTTCAAGAGAAGGGCATTGACTTCGATTTGATTGAGATTGATTTGCAAAATAAACCTGAAGGTTTTACCAAAGTTTCTCCTTATGGTAAAGTACCTGCAATAACTCATGGCGATAACCGAGTTTGGGAGTCAGCAGTAATTAACGAGTATCTCGATGAGGTATTTCCCAATCCACCACTGTTACCCAGCAATCCTGCTGATAAGGCACTAGCTCGCATCTGGATCGATTTTGCTAACACCAGATTCGTTCCCGCTTTTTCTACTCTGCTACGGAGTTCAGATTCCCAAAAACAAGAAGAAGCTAAACAAGAACTATATAAACATCTGGAATTCATTGAAAACGAAGGTTTAGCAAAACTTTCTGGGGAAGGCCCTTACTGGTTTGGTGAATCCATCAGTTTGGTGGATTTGACCTATTTCCCCTGGTTTGAGCGCTGGGCTGCACTAAAGCAGTATCGTGGTTTTGGAATACCAGAGCAATTTACCCGTCTACGCCAGTGGAAACATGCTTTAAAAGAGCGTGACTCTGTGAAAGCGATCGCTCACTCTAAGGAATTCTACATCGAGCGATATGCCAAATTTGCAGCGCCTACTCTTGCTGCTGTTTAATTAAATCTCGGTGAGTTCGTCGCTATAATCTCTGATTATGGCTTAATACCTTTGGATTAGTGATATTTTCTCCAAAAATCCCCCAAGCCTCCTTAAAAAAAGGGGGCTTGATTCCCTGTTTAAAAAGTAGGGAATCGCTTTCAGTTGTCACCAATACCCACTATTAATCTGCCAATCAGCAATGCTGGGTGATTTTTACCGCGAATTAGTTTCAACTCAGAAAATGAATGGAAACGCCAATTACTTTTTATTGTTAACTAATAGTGTCTTGAAGCGTCAGGCATAATTGCCTCCTGAAGATTTGCGCCGTTGAGGTTAGCTCCCCTAATGTCGGCTCCTCTGAGGTTCGCTTTTCTAAGATTTGCCCCTGCCAAATTTGCGCTTCTAAGGTTAG
This genomic interval from Nostoc sp. KVJ3 contains the following:
- a CDS encoding aryl-sulfate sulfotransferase; this translates as MTFTVTSVDQNTIRRRGTGLKAYNPEKAFKGYTLFTPLTGQGEVYLLNLEGEVVHQWNLPYPPGLYGYLLPNGNLFYNGKTPPEEPLRFALWAAFKSGVVLEADPQGNIIWEYKHPDHHHDGRRLANGNTILLAIEKIPQSLVSRIKGGVAGTEPDGNIYADVLYEVTPAGEIVWTWHAHEHLDPDIFTITPQDHRHEWTHGNTVGELADGNIIVSFRNISTVVIIDRKTGEIIWTLGDDILAQQHFPNELANGNILIFDNGAHRRHIALNFSRVIEVNRQTKKIVWEYTDNPPQNFFSAYISGAQRLANGNTLITEGAYGRIFEVTVAGDIVWEYINPHFASRNIPGEKSPVTRGEQNTVFRAFRYAPEEIPWL
- a CDS encoding glutathione S-transferase family protein — protein: MAQIKVYSAVVCPYAHRTRLVLQEKGIDFDLIEIDLQNKPEGFTKVSPYGKVPAITHGDNRVWESAVINEYLDEVFPNPPLLPSNPADKALARIWIDFANTRFVPAFSTLLRSSDSQKQEEAKQELYKHLEFIENEGLAKLSGEGPYWFGESISLVDLTYFPWFERWAALKQYRGFGIPEQFTRLRQWKHALKERDSVKAIAHSKEFYIERYAKFAAPTLAAV